A window from Blastocatellia bacterium encodes these proteins:
- a CDS encoding 2-oxoacid:acceptor oxidoreductase family protein, with translation MYVKAYQRPKSFYGVFERKPGDHLTTHYCPGCGHGNLHKYVAEALDDLGVQDRTILISPVGCSVFAYYYFDVGNIQVAHGRAPAVATAVKRARPDSIVITYQGDGDLAAIGGNEILHAANRGENITVFFVNNAIYGMTGGQMAPTTLLGQKTSTSPLGRTPQAEGFPLRVSELLATLEGPTYIERVALIDNRSRMKARKAVRKAIQNQIEGRGFSLVEVLSPCPTGWGLSPTEACQWIEQQMLPVFPLGVFKDESAKRQGWTRYRQQVPVEQIPMILGLNGHNDEQLAPPVTTQLAGDWQIKISGFGGQGILFLGRLMAEAGMRQGYHVSWLPSYGPEMRGGTAHCHVHISTNPIGSPLVSHPTVLIAMNRPSLDKFEPEMTSGGLVIYDSSLIDKTPTREDVVPIGLPATKIADELGSAKAANMVVLGAFLERTRLLDAAGIAAALQATTANRSLLELNSAAIEAGRRFVQKEPESSWRSNDPRVA, from the coding sequence GGGGTGTTTGAGCGTAAGCCGGGCGATCACCTGACCACGCACTACTGCCCCGGTTGCGGCCACGGCAATCTGCATAAGTATGTAGCCGAGGCGCTGGATGATTTGGGTGTTCAAGACCGCACTATTTTGATCAGTCCGGTTGGCTGCTCGGTGTTTGCTTACTACTACTTCGATGTAGGCAACATTCAAGTCGCTCACGGGCGCGCGCCGGCGGTGGCCACGGCTGTCAAACGCGCTCGACCTGACAGCATTGTCATTACCTACCAGGGCGATGGCGACCTAGCAGCCATCGGCGGCAATGAAATTCTGCACGCAGCCAATCGCGGTGAGAATATCACCGTCTTTTTTGTGAACAATGCCATCTATGGAATGACGGGCGGTCAAATGGCGCCAACTACGCTGTTGGGCCAGAAGACGTCCACCTCGCCGTTGGGACGGACACCGCAAGCAGAAGGATTTCCGCTGCGCGTCAGTGAATTGCTGGCCACGCTGGAAGGTCCGACCTATATCGAGCGCGTCGCGTTGATAGATAATCGGTCGCGGATGAAAGCGCGTAAGGCCGTGCGCAAGGCCATCCAAAATCAGATCGAAGGCCGAGGCTTCTCGCTCGTCGAAGTCCTCTCCCCATGCCCGACCGGTTGGGGATTATCGCCGACGGAGGCGTGCCAATGGATTGAACAACAGATGTTGCCAGTCTTTCCGCTGGGCGTGTTCAAAGACGAATCGGCCAAGCGGCAGGGCTGGACGCGCTACCGGCAGCAGGTCCCCGTAGAGCAAATTCCTATGATTCTCGGCCTCAATGGTCACAACGACGAGCAGCTTGCGCCGCCGGTGACAACGCAGCTTGCCGGCGATTGGCAGATCAAGATTTCAGGATTTGGCGGCCAAGGCATCCTGTTCTTAGGGCGCCTCATGGCCGAAGCGGGTATGCGCCAAGGCTACCATGTCTCATGGCTTCCCTCGTATGGACCCGAAATGCGAGGTGGCACAGCCCATTGCCACGTCCACATCTCTACAAACCCAATCGGCTCACCGCTGGTCTCTCACCCCACGGTTCTAATTGCCATGAATCGGCCCTCGTTGGACAAATTTGAACCAGAGATGACCAGCGGTGGGTTGGTCATCTATGACTCCTCCCTGATTGATAAGACGCCTACCCGAGAGGACGTGGTGCCCATCGGCTTGCCCGCCACCAAGATAGCCGATGAGCTGGGCAGTGCCAAAGCTGCCAACATGGTAGTCCTTGGCGCATTTCTTGAACGGACCCGTTTGCTTGATGCTGCCGGCATCGCCGCCGCGTTACAGGCTACAACTGCCAATCGCTCACTGTTGGAACTCAACAGTGCAGCCATTGAAGCGGGCCGCCGCTTTGTTCAAAAGGAGCCTGAATCATCATGGCGAAGCAACGACCCCAGAGTTGCTTGA